From one Rosa rugosa chromosome 4, drRosRugo1.1, whole genome shotgun sequence genomic stretch:
- the LOC133744514 gene encoding zinc finger BED domain-containing protein RICESLEEPER 4-like: MASEGTDDSETQSSHSTNSVTCNEVVAVQQSGDDEQNQQSAEIQTPSRASKTKGKKKFEPTKNTNRKRDKKAKKEKSEVWEHFTKFDKPLLEVVDGKEIVVGSTKRAQCKYYCSTHLACDSRENGTSSLRKHIELVCKGYPDRNNLEESQQILTSDVFDQKCSLVSRQWSEDACLDATCVMIVLDELPFS; this comes from the coding sequence ATGGCCTCTGAAGGCACTGATGATTCAGAAACTCAATCCAGTCACTCCACTAATTCAGTGACTTGTAATGAGGTCGTGGCTGTTCAACAAagtggagatgatgaacagaaTCAACAAAGTGCAGAAATTCAAACACCATCTCGAGCTTCGAAAACTAAAgggaagaagaagtttgaaCCTACGAAGAACACAAACAGAAAGAGGGATAAGAAGGCCAAGAAGGAGAAGTCCGAAGTGTGGGAGCATTTCACCAAATTTGACAAGCCTTTACTGGAGGTTGTGGATGGAAAGGAAATTGTAGTCGGCAGTACAAAGCGAGCACAATGTAAGTATTATTGCTCCACTCATTTAGCCTGTGATTCTAGGGAAAATGGGACTAGTTCCCTTAGGAAGCATATTGAGCTAGTTTGCAAAGGGTACCCCGATAGGAATAACCTAGAAGAGAGTCAACAAATATTAACCAGTGATGTATTTGATCAGAAATGCTCTTTAGTTTCTAGGCAGTGGTCAGAAGATGCATGTCTAGATGCTACATGTGTTATGATTGTGTTGGATGAACTGCCTTTCAGTTGA